In Mercurialis annua linkage group LG5, ddMerAnnu1.2, whole genome shotgun sequence, a single genomic region encodes these proteins:
- the LOC126682372 gene encoding uncharacterized protein LOC126682372: protein MKPNFTLILLLSLFLFSSLNDARKLPAEDYWKSVMKEQPIPNAIKDLFVQDPTSDALTSIRSNKKNHFVKNFDTKSVAVIYRMQP, encoded by the exons ATGAAGCCTAATTTCACTTTGATCCTTCTCTTATCTCTTTTCTTG TTTTCGAGCCTTAACGATGCAAGAAAGCTACCGGCCGAGGATTACTGGAAGAGCGTGATGAAGGAGCAGCCTATACCGAACGCAATCAAGGACCTGTTTGTTCAAGATCCAACTTCAGATGCTTTAACAAGTATTAGATCTAATAAGAAGAACCATTTTGTTAAGAATTTTGATACCAAGTCTGTTGCTGTAATTTATCGCATGCAGCCATGA
- the LOC126681974 gene encoding uncharacterized protein LOC126681974: MDVVLVDFRGKKKRIVNNVLKIPISRNLPPDKIFWVHNKNDYYSVKSGYYQACKIINRNSASSSSSSPDNGLWSRIWRISVQPKVRHFLWRVLHESLPCNVKLSQRLPAFSKLCPRCGCDDETQLHALKGCEIVRGLWLTSPLNLRVDKIECNNVGEWLSQMFTILKEADLKTCIFFEWEPPGPRDVKLNTDVAISIAGQFSVAGAVCRVADGSVIRWGVKRLEGITDVEQTEAQAVLFGLQVAVDIPRRLICEADSATVISRLQDPSKAIDPTQLIIDDCLDAVRDRDATFRHVRRQCNHVAHTLAKWGIFIGKDCIANRNIPFPVNKLINILV, encoded by the exons ATGGATGTTGTGCTCGTGGATTTTAGAGGAAAAAAAAAGAG aatagtTAACAATGTCCTTAAAATCCCTATCAGCAGAAATCTCCCGCCGGATAAAATATTCTGGGTTCACAACAAAAACGATTATTATTCGGTGAAGTCGGGATATTACCAAGCGTGTAAGATCATCAATAGGAACTCAGCTTCTTCTTCCTCCAGCTCCCCAGACAACGGTCTCTGGTCCAGAATATGGCGCATTTCGGTTCAACCCAAAGTTCGTCACTTTCTGTGGCGAGTTTTGCATGAATCACTCCCATGCAACGTAAAGCTTTCTCAACGCCTCCCTGCTTTTTCTAAGTTGTGTCCGAGATGTGGTTGTGACGATGAAACTCAGCTGCATGCGCTAAAAGGCTGTGAGATTGTGAGAGGCCTCTGGTTAACATCTCCTCTAAATTTGCGTGTTGACAAGATTGAGTGCAATAATGTGGGAGAATGGCTATCTCAGATGTTTACCATTCTAAAGGAAGCAGATTTAAAG ACCTGTATCTTCTTCGAATGGGAACCTCCAGGCCCTAGGGACGTGAAGCTTAATACCGATGTTGCTATTTCAATAGCAGGCCAGTTTTCAGTCGCAGGGGCTGTTTGCAGAGTTGCTGATGGGAGTGTTATCAGATGGGGAGTTAAGCGTTTGGAGGGCATTACTGACGTCGAACAAACTGAAGCACAAGCTGTGTTGTTTGGCCTGCAGGTAGCAGTAGATATCCCACGCCGCCTTATTTGCGAGGCAGACTCTGCTACCGTCATCAGCAGATTACAAGACCCTTCGAAAGCCATTGATCCCACCCAGCTCATTATTGACGATTGTTTAGATGCAGTCCGGGACCGAGATGCTACTTTCAGGCATGTTCGTCGACAGTGTAACCATGTTGCACACACCCTCGCTAAATGGGGTATTTTTATTGGCAAAGATTGTATTGCTAACAGGAATATCCCTTTTCCGGTTAATAAACTTATTAATATTCTTGTTTGA